The genome window AGCGTGAGGGAGACTCCGATCTGCAGTCCGGCCTCGGGGAAGCCCCTGTGCTGGAGTCCTTACTCGGCAGGCCCGTGAGCGAACTGCTCAACAAATTTGCCTGCGATGTGAAGGATGCGTGGGGCTTGGGAAACAACGCGGATGCTGCTGCCGGGGAGTTCTCGCTAGGACCTAGGCTGGACAAGAAAATTCGAGCTGATTTACACAGTGCTGTAAGGCAGAAATACCCCTTTCTAGTCACTGTTACAAAAGACAATGAAATGATTGTAAAAGGGAATCCTGATTACAGAGAACTTTGTCAATTAgtaactgaaaaagaaacaagtgatttctttaaatttttagaTGCAAAGCTAGAAAATTCTACGTTTTCCTTTGAGCCTGATGGAAacaaagagcacagaaaaacaGTTCACCACTTTATCAATAGAAAATTTGGAAagcttttagaaacaaaatcttTTACCGTGACAGATGTCAATGATCAGCCGAATATGTCAATAATGGTACGGTTTCGAGAAAAAAGTTTGTCCAGAAAAAGGTGTGCTGGTGGTTTTCAGGTGAAGCAAGATGTTTATACaggtaaatacatttttagtgAAGGTAGCAGGTATTATGGTGTTCTGTAGAAAGACTGATACTCAGGATCATTTTTATATGACACATATATGACAGATACGACACATAGGCCTGTCAACTCATTGTTCGTGTTGAAATAAATCATTGTCAATGCAGTGGTGTTATAtccctggagaaggaaatggaGGAATCAAGTTACTGCAGCCATTCGGCATAAACTGCTCGCTGATAATGGTTACAGTTCTTTTGATTGTAGCCACTAACTAACTCTGTGGCATTCCCAGGGTGATAGCTTTCCCTTGAAAGTAACTGTGGGGTTTTAGGAGGTGCATTTAGATACTGAACAAGTCAGTAAGGTCAAATTTGACTTTTGATCTCATTCTTCAAAGCATTCTCTGATACAGAGAATGTTTCCTGCAATACGTCCATGCATGTCTGTTGAGTTGTGTTGCATTTTATGAGGTACTGTTTTTAAAGGCATCAGGGTTTTTGGTTGGTCTGAGTTTTGtgtatcatttttatttttttccttctatgcTGTAAAAGTCCCATTTGATTTAGTTTTGTGGGGTAGGAGGACAGTTTCTTTACAGTTTCCATGCTGTTGTGGTTTGAGGGGAAGAACCTGCCCGTCTGTCACGGCAGAACACTGAAACATAAAGGCAAGTTCCTAATAATTCTGAGGTGATTGTTTCAGCTTTCAcccttcagaaagaaaacctaGAAACACTAGAAGCAATCGGCTTGTTGGCAGCTGAACTTGATGTTCTTCCTTCAGACTTCAGTTACACTGGCATCAAAGATAAGAAGGCTATCACTTTGCAACCTATGGTGGTGAAGAAGGTGACTCCTGAGAGGTACTTAAAATCTGGGTACAAGCAGTTTAACACATAGTTTTTGGTGTTAATAAGTATCAGCATAGTACAGTCTCTTGAAATGTCCATTCTGATGTGTCTTCCCCTTGCCTGTATAGAGCACAGTGGAAATGGCATTAATCTTTTGTGGCTTTAGGGAATGTGCAACTTAGCACTCAATGGTAAATCTCCACTGCAAACTGGGGCCAGTTGTCCAGGAGGTAATTAGCAAAACTTTGTGTTAGTGTTTAAATGATGAAGAAGAATAGGTAAATGCATCCAcacagcaagagaaagaaatcttttttataaataaacagtttatgaagttattaaaatattgcttAGGATTAAGCTCTTATGCTGAAATTTTCCTTTGGTTTGAATGACTCCTTTTTACACATAAGAACAAAGAGATTGAGTGGGTATTTTAAAGGGTAAATATTTGAACTGTCAGCTGTGTTTCCAATTACAAGCATCTGCGAGCACACCCAGAGAATCAGTGCACTAAATTTGTTTTTGTTAAGGCTGACGAAGAAAGAGCAATTGTGTTTTGGAGTCTGCTGGAGCACATtaccatttcttttcctctctctttaaTGAAAAACAGGTTTTGAGGAGGtaagagtaaaaaaaattactagtttttcaattaaaaaaaattaaaaatttagtGCAGTTACTCTGAGAAAATTCCATGAATTGCTTAATTCCAGCATCTGTCAGTATCATAAAAATgccaataatttaaaaagtatttctggaTTATAACTAAATTTTAAGACTTCTATGTCtgcatttgattttgttttcttataataattgttttacctcccattttattttttatgagtTTTTAGTATCAGTGCAAAGGTGAAAAAGACATTCATTAGAAGCTGTATAGCTCTAGTAGAGGATGGTTCATAATTTCTCCTAATTACTTATTCAGGTTGAAGGAAATTggaagcaaaatggaaaaaaagggtATGAAAATATACAACATCCGTCCAGCATACCAGCACCTCAGACTTGGTCAGCTGAAGGGCAATCACTTCGACATAGTTGTGAGACATCTCCAACACCACAGTCATGACTCTTCTGCAGATTTGAAGGAGAGAATATCTGAGGCAGTGGAAAGTGTTAAGGTAAGAAAGACTCATGATAATGAACAGAGCTTTAATTCTTTGCTGTTATAAAAAGTACTTTTAAGGAAAATGCTTGTAATAGCACAATAATGGCAATATTTCCCAAATTTGGTGCTCTTTGCAGTTTTATGTCTTTCCTGCATTACTTAGGGAAGCAGGAGTAAAATTGCCTTCCAAGAAGGGATTACAAGTGAATTGATTCTGTGTTTTAGACTGGAAGCCCCAGGGTAgtgcagcaaaagaaaaggggaaTTCAGTAACAAATTAGTATGGATATAAAAGCCAttgctgcacagagctgaggcCAGCCAAAATGATGGGTCTCACTGTGGCAGATGAAGGAGGAAATAATGTGCATCCATATATACACATCCATATAATGTGTATGTGGTACGTGTATGTGGTACACATATGCTCAGTACACATCACAGCTGGTTGCCTTTTTTGGTCATGTGAGGAACATGCATGGTTGGCTTGGATGAAAAGCTTTCATGGTATGAACATATGTGGAATGTCTGTCTCTGAGAAAGAAGACTCCTCTGAAATGCAGTGGATTTTGATTCTGCTTTCCTTAGTCCCTGAAACAAACTCTGATCATGTGACATTCTTAAACcaccaagaaaaataaaagcaaataatggaagggaaaaactgcaaatatattttacagtATTGATTTTCTTGCCCTATCTTTTGAAGTAATAACTATAATATAAGTTGCTTTAAGAAGATTAATCCAGGAATAAAGTCTTGAATGAAAACTACCCAGTGtgcaaaagcaaaatacattaCATGTACTTTGGAAATTCCTTCTTTGCTCCATCtgacttgttttattttgccatttggAAAATGAAGCCAAATTCCCATGATTGTGTCCTGCTTTATTGGATTTACCTTACTGGTCAGAAGATAAATGACAAAACAGGATACATATTAAtccaaaatatgcatttttcatcttctgtgaAGGCAGAATTGTGTATGGGACTTCTAGGTGTCCAAAGCAAGATTATAAAATTTGAACCTAATAAccatttggaaaacaaatatgtgttttgtgtttgtctACTCCGTGCAGAGAAGACAAActattttctagaaaatattaCTATTTTCTAGAAAAGATTACTAtgtatattttctattttctatatAGATGTTTTCTAGAAAATATTACTATTTTCTAGAAAAGGGTGTTCTCTTTGGGTCACATGACTGTGATTTTACTTCTTGCGTGTGACCTAGAACTCATCAGGAGATTTAAAATCCCAATTAGCAGAAGTGTTCACTTTTGACCTTTATATTGCAGTAACAGCAGAAGTTATCTCATGTCAAAAATATTagtgtttttaaggaaaaatatccaGTGGTTACTGTTCGTTAGCTGTGCTGCATTTGCTTGAGTAGAGATTCCATAATCTGACACATTTAAAAAGCTTAATTTCTTTGACTTGACCTATAGTTGTAATTATAATAATTGACTGTAtaggaataattttatttcatttaccTGGGATCTTTTTAATAATGTGAAGACAGTGGTAGAACTTGATAGTCCTTTTAGTGCCAAAATATCATAATGAATTatgagttttgtttttcatgtaaCTTCTGATTCTGGTTTTATACATTTTGGATGTAAATATGGATGTATGTGTGCTGTCTGCCAGGCCTTATTGATCATACCCAGTACTTTCATGCATGTAATATAtttattgtttctcattctAGACAAAAGGTTTTGTGAATTACTACGGACCTCAGCGATTTGGACAAGGACAAATTGTTCAGACAGATCAAATAGGATTGGCTTTACTGAATGAAAAAACGGTATTTCCATTTTGTAATTTGAGTACTTACTGTCAAGAGAATTTCATATTACTGTTGCAATATCTAGCACTGGAGTTGACCATCTCAGTGAACAATTTCATTTATGAGATGAACCCATCTGTGTGCTGGAAGCAATTGCTAGATCAGTTTTGAAAACAAGATAAGCATGAAGATACTCATACTGAAactaaaacctttttttaaacagcaagtGAAGCTTTAAATAGTTCTGGGGTGATAGTTCTGTCTGTGATTGGAATGTGATTGGGATTGTCATCATGCCACTTGGCAGGAAAGTGTTTGCATTCGAAACCCGTACAGGGTTTGAACactgaaaagaagcagtcttCATACAGTGTTCATTCATGGTCCTGATCACCTCTGAACTGTAGCTTCTTTATCCTGCTGGGGGTCTGTTTACTTCTTAAAAATGTCACATAAGTTTGTAAGAAAGGATTTGCTTTTTCAATACTGTGGTAATTTATCTGCTATGTAGAAGAGATTTCTGCCTTCCAATATTCCTTGACTACTTTCCCTAACTCTCAGTTCTGAgcttattaaataataattaataagaTAAGAGTAATGTACTTTTTAGTGTATGTGGTATAGTGTTTGGCACTATAGAAGAAGTAGGTAGAAGACTAATCAGACACTACAAAGTCAAAAGGATACTTGAATATCCTTTTCTTCTAATCTTGTTTTCATTctgagaaaaatcagaaaaagctTATCTTTCAAATACAAGAATCAAGATTTGAGAGCAGCCCATGAAAAGTTGCTGTTGATGTATCTGACATCAGATAGCAGTTGGACCAGGTGGCAGTCCTTGAGGAGTAATGATTTAAATCCTTAGTCTTAACTTAGttactttaatttaaaatatgtaggGATTActgtttatattaaaaaatgtgcCAGTATGTGATTGCACAGTCCAATACAGAGGAGGACAAGAACCAGGTGTCACAGCTTGGTAGAAATGCTAGCAAATTGAGCAGCTCCTCTAATACTGCAAGTAGCGGCGATTACTGTAGTGTTTTCCTTGTCACTGTGTCATCTGACCTAATACAGATCagtattaaaaaacaaaacaaaaaagctttcCCTCTGTATGAGATTGCGGAAAGTGTTCAGTCTAAATTTTGCATGAAGCATGCAGGATGGAAGCATTCTATCTTCAGGATGGAATGATGACAATTTCACGTGGAGAAGTTTGAACTGGATGACCAGGAAAGTGACCTGGTTTCTCATAAAGCTTTGAAACTGTTTTACATTTTCGGGGTGACTAAACCCTCTTTTTAACTTGAGAAGGGGCACAACACATTGTTCTGTGGTTCATGGGATCTTCTGTGAAAGGGAGAATTTGACTTTTACACTAAAGAACTTATTTAATTTTGAGAGATTGCAGAATATGCTAAGACAGAATTGGATGCATAATTACCTGACAAATAGTCatatttaactgaaaaaaaaattgtacttttaaggtgaaagctgtgaaattatttttcacaccCGAAGATACTGATGATCCTGTAAACAATGCAAAAAGATACTTTCTTCAAACTGGTATGTCTACTTAAATTGTCCATGTATTTATGCAGAGTCGATATTGTGAGGTAATAAAGTGTTGCT of Vidua macroura isolate BioBank_ID:100142 chromosome 5, ASM2450914v1, whole genome shotgun sequence contains these proteins:
- the PUS7L gene encoding pseudouridylate synthase PUS7L isoform X3; this translates as MLPCFSYLTEHTGFRGTIKNSPRDFVVTELEVPELFLRGTRAELLQKTSEAPPAQSSLCPREPKKRRTEPPGPAAPGCPRDAAPGPPGRGPSRAGGGCAASPGSNEREGDSDLQSGLGEAPVLESLLGRPVSELLNKFACDVKDAWGLGNNADAAAGEFSLGPRLDKKIRADLHSAVRQKYPFLVTVTKDNEMIVKGNPDYRELCQLVTEKETSDFFKFLDAKLENSTFSFEPDGNKEHRKTVHHFINRKFGKLLETKSFTVTDVNDQPNMSIMVRFREKSLSRKRCAGGFQVKQDVYTAFTLQKENLETLEAIGLLAAELDVLPSDFSYTGIKDKKAITLQPMVVKKVTPERLKEIGSKMEKKGMKIYNIRPAYQHLRLGQLKGNHFDIVVRHLQHHSHDSSADLKERISEAVESVKTKGFVNYYGPQRFGQGQIVQTDQIGLALLNEKTVKAVKLFFTPEDTDDPVNNAKRYFLQTEDAKGTLVMLPEFKVREKMLLRALNRYGVNHEGCTKGWLNIPHSLRIFYVHAYCSKIWNEAASYRLKTYGSKVVEGDLVFLEENDESISLNDKVHVVTASEESANKYSIYQVVLPMVGHSIKYPSNKVGQWYHERLSKDELELCKFRVSPLQLNIPGCYRLILKKVQNLSYFLESSEKETKIEDNHLNDLKVSLHISFDLDPSCYATVFLREIMKCDF
- the PUS7L gene encoding pseudouridylate synthase PUS7L isoform X1; protein product: MLPCFSYLTEHTGFRGTIKNSPRDFVVTELEVPELFLRGTRAELLQKTSEAPPAQSSLCPREPKKRRTEPPGPAAPGCPRDAAPGPPGRGPSRAGGGCAASPGSNEREGDSDLQSGLGEAPVLESLLGRPVSELLNKFACDVKDAWGLGNNADAAAGEFSLGPRLDKKIRADLHSAVRQKYPFLVTVTKDNEMIVKGNPDYRELCQLVTEKETSDFFKFLDAKLENSTFSFEPDGNKEHRKTVHHFINRKFGKLLETKSFTVTDVNDQPNMSIMVRFREKSLSRKRCAGGFQVKQDVYTAFTLQKENLETLEAIGLLAAELDVLPSDFSYTGIKDKKAITLQPMVVKKVTPERLKEIGSKMEKKGMKIYNIRPAYQHLRLGQLKGNHFDIVVRHLQHHSHDSSADLKERISEAVESVKTKGFVNYYGPQRFGQGQIVQTDQIGLALLNEKTVKAVKLFFTPEDTDDPVNNAKRYFLQTEDAKGTLVMLPEFKVREKMLLRALNRYGVNHEGCTKGWLNIPHSLRIFYVHAYCSKIWNEAASYRLKTYGSKVVEGDLVFLEENDESISLNDKVVLPMVGHSIKYPSNKVGQWYHERLSKDELELCKFRVSPLQLNIPGCYRLILKKVQNLSYFLESSEKETKIEDNHLNDLKVSLHISFDLDPSCYATVFLREIMKCDF
- the PUS7L gene encoding pseudouridylate synthase PUS7L isoform X2 translates to MLPCFSYLTEHTGFRGTIKNSPRDFVVTELEVPELFLRGTRAELLQKTSEAPPAQSSLCPREPKKRRTEPPGPAAPGCPRDAAPGPPGRGPSRAGGGCAASPGSNEREGDSDLQSGLGEAPVLESLLGRPVSELLNKFACDVKDAWGLGNNADAAAGEFSLGPRLDKKIRADLHSAVRQKYPFLVTVTKDNEMIVKGNPDYRELCQLVTEKETSDFFKFLDAKLENSTFSFEPDGNKEHRKTVHHFINRKFGKLLETKSFTVTDVNDQPNMSIMVRFREKSLSRKRCAGGFQVKQDVYTDFSYTGIKDKKAITLQPMVVKKVTPERLKEIGSKMEKKGMKIYNIRPAYQHLRLGQLKGNHFDIVVRHLQHHSHDSSADLKERISEAVESVKTKGFVNYYGPQRFGQGQIVQTDQIGLALLNEKTVKAVKLFFTPEDTDDPVNNAKRYFLQTEDAKGTLVMLPEFKVREKMLLRALNRYGVNHEGCTKGWLNIPHSLRIFYVHAYCSKIWNEAASYRLKTYGSKVVEGDLVFLEENDESISLNDKVHVVTASEESANKYSIYQVVLPMVGHSIKYPSNKVGQWYHERLSKDELELCKFRVSPLQLNIPGCYRLILKKVQNLSYFLESSEKETKIEDNHLNDLKVSLHISFDLDPSCYATVFLREIMKCDF